One genomic region from Nostoc sphaeroides encodes:
- the ilvA gene encoding threonine ammonia-lyase, biosynthetic: MFCDYLIQILTARVYDVAQETPLEYAPNLSARLNNQLLLKREDMQSVFSFKLRGAYNKMVQLPPDILAQGVIAASAGNHAQGVALAANRLGTKAIIVMPVTTPQVKVDAVRMRGGAVVLHGNTYDDAYSYARELEIEKGLTFIHPFDDPHVIAGQGTIGMEILRQYQQPIHAIFVAIGGGGLISGIGAYVKRLRPEIKIIGVEPVDADAMSQSLKAGHRVRLSQVGLFADGVAVREVGEETFRLCQQYVDEIILVDTDDTCAAIKDVFEDTRSILEPAGALAIAAAKAYTEREQIEGQTLIAVACGANMNFDRLRFVAERAELGERREAIFAVTIPEERGSIRQFCECIGNRNLTEFNYRIADEKTAHIFVGVQIQNRADAAKMVETFEAQGFETLDLTDDELTKLHLRHMVGGHSLLAHNELLYRFEFPERPGALMKFVTSMSPNWNISLFHYRNNGSDYGRIVVGIQVPPHEMEEWQAFLDNLGYRYWDENKNPAYKLFLG, from the coding sequence ATGTTTTGCGACTACCTCATCCAAATCTTGACTGCCCGTGTATACGATGTTGCCCAAGAAACACCACTTGAGTATGCCCCAAATTTGTCTGCGCGGCTGAATAATCAATTATTGCTGAAGCGTGAGGATATGCAGTCAGTATTTTCTTTTAAACTGCGTGGTGCTTATAACAAAATGGTGCAACTGCCACCAGATATATTGGCACAGGGTGTAATTGCCGCGTCTGCGGGGAACCATGCTCAGGGTGTCGCCCTTGCAGCCAATCGCTTGGGAACAAAAGCGATTATCGTTATGCCAGTAACCACGCCCCAAGTCAAGGTGGACGCAGTTAGAATGAGGGGCGGAGCAGTCGTCTTACATGGAAACACCTACGACGATGCTTATAGCTATGCGCGTGAATTAGAAATAGAAAAAGGTTTAACGTTTATTCATCCTTTTGATGATCCTCATGTCATTGCTGGACAGGGAACAATTGGGATGGAAATTTTACGACAATATCAGCAACCCATCCATGCAATTTTTGTTGCAATTGGAGGGGGCGGATTAATTTCTGGGATTGGAGCTTATGTAAAACGCTTGCGTCCCGAAATCAAGATTATTGGTGTTGAGCCAGTAGATGCTGATGCGATGTCTCAATCGCTAAAAGCCGGACATCGGGTGCGCTTGTCTCAAGTAGGATTATTTGCTGATGGTGTGGCGGTGCGAGAAGTAGGTGAAGAAACCTTCCGTTTATGTCAGCAGTATGTAGATGAAATTATTTTGGTGGATACAGACGATACTTGTGCTGCGATTAAAGACGTGTTTGAGGATACGCGATCAATTTTAGAACCAGCCGGTGCATTAGCGATCGCAGCTGCCAAAGCCTACACCGAACGAGAGCAAATCGAGGGACAAACCTTAATTGCTGTAGCCTGTGGTGCAAACATGAATTTTGATCGTCTCCGCTTTGTGGCAGAACGGGCAGAGTTGGGCGAACGCCGCGAAGCTATCTTTGCAGTCACAATTCCAGAGGAACGGGGAAGTATTCGCCAGTTTTGTGAATGTATTGGCAATCGTAATCTTACCGAGTTTAATTATCGCATTGCCGATGAAAAAACAGCCCATATTTTTGTCGGTGTGCAAATTCAAAATCGTGCCGATGCTGCCAAGATGGTAGAAACCTTTGAAGCTCAAGGATTTGAAACTCTTGATTTAACGGACGATGAACTAACTAAATTACATCTCCGGCACATGGTGGGTGGGCATTCTCTCTTGGCTCACAATGAATTGCTCTATCGTTTTGAGTTTCCCGAACGTCCTGGTGCATTGATGAAGTTTGTTACTTCCATGAGTCCAAATTGGAATATCAGTCTTTTTCACTACCGCAACAACGGGTCAGACTACGGACGAATCGTTGTTGGTATCCAGGTTCCCCCGCACGAGATGGAAGAGTGGCAAGCTTTTCTCGATAACCTGGGCTATCGCTATTGGGATGAGAATAAGAATCCGGCATACAAGCTGTTTTTGGGATAG
- a CDS encoding RNA recognition motif domain-containing protein gives MSIYVGNLSYEVKEDDLRQVFAEYGTVKNVQLPIDRETGRMRGFGFVEMESDAQETAAIEALDTADWMGRSLKVNKAKPKTDGGSSGGRRGDGGSSRRY, from the coding sequence ATGTCAATTTACGTCGGTAACCTATCTTATGAGGTTAAAGAAGATGACCTCCGGCAAGTCTTTGCAGAATACGGAACGGTAAAAAATGTTCAATTGCCTATCGACCGAGAAACAGGTCGGATGAGAGGTTTCGGCTTTGTAGAGATGGAATCAGACGCACAAGAAACAGCAGCAATTGAGGCCCTTGATACTGCTGACTGGATGGGTCGCAGCTTAAAAGTTAATAAAGCCAAGCCCAAAACAGACGGCGGTTCCTCTGGCGGTAGACGAGGTGATGGTGGTTCTTCTCGCCGCTATTAA